The region TTGCTTGCAAACGAGGTTTTAGAGCTACTTGGACACGAAATTTTAAAATCCGAATACGAGTGTTATATAAAGCAGCTTAAATTTAACGAAAAAGCTTCAAACTCCGAAGTTATGGTATTTAACGCTCCAAATGAACTAATAGCTAAATTTATCCAGACAAAATACTCAGACAAAATAGCTCATCTTTTTGAAGTAAAAACAGGTGCAAAACCGCATATAAACATCACTTCTCAAAAGAGTAAAACCCAAAGCAGAGTTGCTAAAGTAGATGTAAATCAGATAAAAGCTCAAAGCAGTCTGTTAAATCCAAGCTATACATTTGAAAATTTCGTCGTGGGCGACTCAAATCAATACGCCTACATCACGTCAAAAACCGCAGCCGAGCAACTTGGAAAAGCTTATAATCCGCTATTTATCTACGGTCCGACAGGTCTTGGTAAAACACACCTGCTTCAATCTGTAGGAAATTTTTGTTTAAATAACGGAAAAGTGGTGATTTGTATCACAAGTGAGCAGTTTATCACGGATTTTACATACCATATCAACAACCACTCAATGCAAAGATTTCGTGAAAAATACCGAAACTGCGATGTTTTACTTATCGATGATGTGCAGTTTTTAGGTAAAACGGATAAAATTCAAGAAGAGTTTTTTCACACTTTTAACGAACTTCACTCAAAAAACGGTCAGATCGTCATGACTTCAGACCGCCAGCCAAAACACCTAAAAGGCTTTGAAGATAGACTTAGAACCCGCTTTGAATGGGGAATAATAGCCGATATCACTCCGCCTGAACTTGATACTAAGATAGCCATTATTAAGAAAAAATGCGAATTTGATAAAATTTATCTGACTAAAGACGTGATCGAATATATCGCAACAAATATGGGCGATAATATTCGTGAAATCGAAAGTGCAATCATAAATTTAAACGCTTATGCCACACTTATGAGACAGGAAATAAGCCTTGAATTTGCTAAAAATATCTTAAGAGATCAGATAAAAGAGAAGCGTGAAAATATAAATTTAGAAAGCATAATCGAAATAGTAAGCAAAGAGCTAAATATAAAACCAAGCGAGATAAAGAGTAAATCACGAGTTAAAAACATCGTTGAAGCAAGGCGAATCGTAATATATCTAGCTAAAAATTTAACTCCAAATTCGATGCCTCAAATAGCAAGTTATTTTAACATGAAAGATCACTCGGCAGTTAGTCACAATATCAAAAAGATAAATGAAATGATAAATGAAGATGAGTATTTTAAGATAAAAGTTGAAGAGATTAAAAACAAAATTTTGACAAAGGGATAAAAATTTAAGATGAATTATGTGAATAAATGTGAAAAATCAAATTTAGTTTTTAACTATCTAAAAGCTGAAATTTCAAGATTTAAAAACGTTTTTCACATATTCATGATACCTACTACTGATACTAAAAGAAATTTAAAAAATAAAGGAAGAAAACTATGAAGGCGATAATTAACAAAAATGCTCTTGAAAGCATAGTTACAAACACAAATCCTTACTTGGAAAAAAAGGATTTAAGTGCTATAACATCTCACATATATATCTGCGCTAAAGATGGTATTTTAAACATCAAAGCAACAGATCACGAGATAGGACTTGCATACAAACTTACAAATGTTAAAATTTTAGATGAAGGAAATGCTACCGCAAACGGAAAAAAACTGCTTGACATAATAAGAAGCCTAAAAGACGAAGAAGTAACTCTTGAAACGGTAAATAACTACCTTTATATAAAACAAAAAAACTCAAAATACAAACTTCCTATGTATAAATTTGAAGATTTTCCTAAATTCCCAACTATAGATGGTAAAAATAGATTTGATATAGACGCTATAATGCTTGGAAGAAGCCTTAAAAAGATATTTCCTAGTATAGATACGAATAATCCGAAATTCGAGCTAAACGGAGCTCTTATAGACATTAAGCAAAACTACATAAATATCGTAGGAACAGATACTAAAAGACTAAGTGTATTTAAATTTGAAACTCCGACTCAAAGTGAATTTTCGCTTATAATTCCAAAAAAAGCAATAAGCGAAATTCAAAAACTTTTTTACGATAAGATAGAGATTTATTACGATGAAAACATTTTGATAGCTCAAAGTGCAAATTTTGAGTTTTTCACAAAACTTATAAACGGAAAATTCCCTGATTACGATAGGGTAATTCCAAAAGAAATTAAAAAAAGACTAAAACTAAGCAGAGATAAGATGATAGAGGGGATTAAAACTATATCAATTTTATCAGATAGTATGAAGATAATTTTCGCTCCTCAAACTATAACTTTTGAAAGTATTATCGAAGATAATTCAGAGGCTAGAACTGTGATTGATTTTCAAACAGGACTTGACGAGGAATTTTTCGTAGGCGTTAGAAATAGATACCTGATAGACTTTTTAACAAATATCGAAGAAGATAGCTTTGAGCTTGGTTTTAACGACTCAAATTTGGCATTTACTGTTAGTTCAAATGAGCTAAAAACGATAATAATGCCAATAAATTTATAATTAAGGTTATTTTATGGAAAAAAATTACGGCGCAGAAAATATTAAAGTTTTAAAGGGTTTAGAAGCCGTTAGAAAACGCCCGGGAATGTATATCGGAGATACTCATATAAACGGACTTCATCATATGATTTATGAAGTTGTGGATAACTCTATCGATGAGGCGATGGCAGGGTATTGTGATACGATAAATATTGAAATTACAAACGAAGGCTCGGCTATAATTAGCGATAACGGTCGTGGAATTCCTGTAGATATGCACCCTACCGAGAAAATTTCGGCTGCGACTGTTGTACTAACCGTGCTTCACGCAGGTGGTAAATTTGATAAAGACACTTATAAAGTTTCAGGCGGTCTTCACGGTGTCGGTGTATCTGTAGTAAATGCGCTTTCAAAAAAATTGGTTGTAAATATTAAGCGTGACGGAAATCTTCATAGACAAGAATTTGCAAAAGGAATTCCAACAAGCGAAATGGAGATCATAAAAACTACAAATAGAACCGGAACTATGGTTGAATTTTGGCCTGATGACAGTATATTTGAAGTAACGGAATTTGACGATGAAATTTTGACTAAGAGATTTCGCGAACTTGCATACTTAAATCCAAAAATAACTATAAATTTTAAAGATCAACGAACCGGAAGAAGCGAAAGCTATCACTTTGAAGGCGGACTTGAAAGCTTCGTAACCGATATGAACAGATCAAATCCGGTTAGCAAAGCCGTATCATTTAGCGGTGGTGAAGAGGATGTGATAGTTGATTTTGCTTTGATGTATAACGAAACATATAGCGAAAATTTACTAAGTTTCGTAAATAATATCAAAACTCCTGACGGCGGAACTCACGAAGCCGGTTTTCGTGCGGGTCTAACTAGAGCGATAACAAACTAC is a window of Campylobacter sp. CCUG 57310 DNA encoding:
- the dnaN gene encoding DNA polymerase III subunit beta; amino-acid sequence: MKAIINKNALESIVTNTNPYLEKKDLSAITSHIYICAKDGILNIKATDHEIGLAYKLTNVKILDEGNATANGKKLLDIIRSLKDEEVTLETVNNYLYIKQKNSKYKLPMYKFEDFPKFPTIDGKNRFDIDAIMLGRSLKKIFPSIDTNNPKFELNGALIDIKQNYINIVGTDTKRLSVFKFETPTQSEFSLIIPKKAISEIQKLFYDKIEIYYDENILIAQSANFEFFTKLINGKFPDYDRVIPKEIKKRLKLSRDKMIEGIKTISILSDSMKIIFAPQTITFESIIEDNSEARTVIDFQTGLDEEFFVGVRNRYLIDFLTNIEEDSFELGFNDSNLAFTVSSNELKTIIMPINL
- the dnaA gene encoding chromosomal replication initiator protein DnaA — translated: MLANEVLELLGHEILKSEYECYIKQLKFNEKASNSEVMVFNAPNELIAKFIQTKYSDKIAHLFEVKTGAKPHINITSQKSKTQSRVAKVDVNQIKAQSSLLNPSYTFENFVVGDSNQYAYITSKTAAEQLGKAYNPLFIYGPTGLGKTHLLQSVGNFCLNNGKVVICITSEQFITDFTYHINNHSMQRFREKYRNCDVLLIDDVQFLGKTDKIQEEFFHTFNELHSKNGQIVMTSDRQPKHLKGFEDRLRTRFEWGIIADITPPELDTKIAIIKKKCEFDKIYLTKDVIEYIATNMGDNIREIESAIINLNAYATLMRQEISLEFAKNILRDQIKEKRENINLESIIEIVSKELNIKPSEIKSKSRVKNIVEARRIVIYLAKNLTPNSMPQIASYFNMKDHSAVSHNIKKINEMINEDEYFKIKVEEIKNKILTKG